A single window of Oxyura jamaicensis isolate SHBP4307 breed ruddy duck chromosome 3, BPBGC_Ojam_1.0, whole genome shotgun sequence DNA harbors:
- the LOC118163787 gene encoding ligand-dependent nuclear receptor-interacting factor 1-like isoform X3 — MMPGTSTTSPLVLEYQQMKNAENFSTRSFNTLENVGMTSADREKFSSKVSNTQSNETSAKEHSLGRCPLLTHTDREDKAPVSGICEHLKVTEESEAEILKYDLEIPPEAKVLSISLSSFPPMIQQLMSDRTKNDPEVREATEIPTVTYIWPVIKMEEASKPFWDNFPKSLIPTSTNLARPCSSCDKVTKDARSSQITPVKQFAREELVSKTARSYPLIVKSSNSFVSGILRSLTDTKYKDYKNILPLTSISPTDEKMKIPVFKENAVMIRNGKVYLLYIKIHEGMPLVIEIQRRNILLRKTTICFIPCRAIHDITTKASDTLLSRQYVAKQNLKCLPTLATQQDEISKFLSKAAFPS, encoded by the exons ATGATGCCAGGAACCAGTACTACATCTCCGCTGGTGCTAGAGTATCAGCAAATGAAGAATGCAGAAAATTTCTCTACCAGAAGTTTCAACACACTAGAAAATGTTGGCATGACTTCCGCTGACAGAGAAAAGTTCTCCTCAAAGGTTTCTAACACTCAGAGTAATGAAACTTCAGCTAAAGAGCACTCTTTGGGAAGATGCCCCTTACTAACTCATACTGACCGAGAGGACAAAGCACCAGTTTCAGGAATCTGTGAACATCTTAAGGTTACTGAAGAATCTGAAGCTGAGATTTTAAAGTATGATTTAGAGATACCACCTGAAGCCAAAGTCTTATCAATatcactttcttctttcccaccTATGATACAGCAACTGATGTCAGACAGAACTAAAAATGACCCTGAAGTACGGGAGGCTACAGAAATACCAACTGTTACTTATATTTGGCCAGTAATAAAGATGGAAGAGGCTTCCAAACCCTTTTGGGACAATTTTCCAAAGTCCTTAATACCAACCAGCACAAATTTAGCAAGACCCTGTTCTAGTTGTGATAAAGTAACTAAAGATGCGAGAAGTTCCCAGATAACCCCAGTGAAACAATTTGCACGAGAAGAGCTAGTCAGCAAGACAGCAAGATCATATCCTCTTATTGTAAAGTCATCTAACAGCTTTGTTTCAGGAATTTTAAGATCATTAACCGATACCAAGTATAAggattataaaaatattttaccacttACATCTATCAGCCCTActgatgagaaaatgaaaattccaGTCTTTAAGGAAAATGCTGTGATGATTCGTAATGGGAAAGTCTACCTCCTGTACATAAAGATTCATGAAGGCATGCCACTAGTAATAGAAATACAGAGACGAAATATATTGCTTAGGAAGACCACAATTTGTTTCATTCCTTGCAGAGCTATCCATGACATAACTACCAAAGCTTCAGATACACTCCTGTCAAGACAGTATGTTGCAAAACAGAACTTAAAATGTCTTCCAACCCTTGCTACCCAACAAGATGAAATTTCAAAG TTCCTCAGCAAGGCTGCCTTCCCATCCTAA
- the LOC118163787 gene encoding ligand-dependent nuclear receptor-interacting factor 1-like isoform X1, translating to MMPGTSTTSPLVLEYQQMKNAENFSTRSFNTLENVGMTSADREKFSSKVSNTQSNETSAKEHSLGRCPLLTHTDREDKAPVSGICEHLKVTEESEAEILKYDLEIPPEAKVLSISLSSFPPMIQQLMSDRTKNDPEVREATEIPTVTYIWPVIKMEEASKPFWDNFPKSLIPTSTNLARPCSSCDKVTKDARSSQITPVKQFAREELVSKTARSYPLIVKSSNSFVSGILRSLTDTKYKDYKNILPLTSISPTDEKMKIPVFKENAVMIRNGKVYLLYIKIHEGMPLVIEIQRRNILLRKTTICFIPCRAIHDITTKASDTLLSRQYVAKQNLKCLPTLATQQDEISKLLNKTDFPSEEDLQTRNWKEARKEEDNKLRKEFGILKDVRVHLTRISTSELTKDSDKASTYKWKVTTWTEK from the exons ATGATGCCAGGAACCAGTACTACATCTCCGCTGGTGCTAGAGTATCAGCAAATGAAGAATGCAGAAAATTTCTCTACCAGAAGTTTCAACACACTAGAAAATGTTGGCATGACTTCCGCTGACAGAGAAAAGTTCTCCTCAAAGGTTTCTAACACTCAGAGTAATGAAACTTCAGCTAAAGAGCACTCTTTGGGAAGATGCCCCTTACTAACTCATACTGACCGAGAGGACAAAGCACCAGTTTCAGGAATCTGTGAACATCTTAAGGTTACTGAAGAATCTGAAGCTGAGATTTTAAAGTATGATTTAGAGATACCACCTGAAGCCAAAGTCTTATCAATatcactttcttctttcccaccTATGATACAGCAACTGATGTCAGACAGAACTAAAAATGACCCTGAAGTACGGGAGGCTACAGAAATACCAACTGTTACTTATATTTGGCCAGTAATAAAGATGGAAGAGGCTTCCAAACCCTTTTGGGACAATTTTCCAAAGTCCTTAATACCAACCAGCACAAATTTAGCAAGACCCTGTTCTAGTTGTGATAAAGTAACTAAAGATGCGAGAAGTTCCCAGATAACCCCAGTGAAACAATTTGCACGAGAAGAGCTAGTCAGCAAGACAGCAAGATCATATCCTCTTATTGTAAAGTCATCTAACAGCTTTGTTTCAGGAATTTTAAGATCATTAACCGATACCAAGTATAAggattataaaaatattttaccacttACATCTATCAGCCCTActgatgagaaaatgaaaattccaGTCTTTAAGGAAAATGCTGTGATGATTCGTAATGGGAAAGTCTACCTCCTGTACATAAAGATTCATGAAGGCATGCCACTAGTAATAGAAATACAGAGACGAAATATATTGCTTAGGAAGACCACAATTTGTTTCATTCCTTGCAGAGCTATCCATGACATAACTACCAAAGCTTCAGATACACTCCTGTCAAGACAGTATGTTGCAAAACAGAACTTAAAATGTCTTCCAACCCTTGCTACCCAACAAGATGAAATTTCAAAG TTACTCAACAAGACTGATTTCCCATCTGAAGAAGACTTGCAAACAAGAAATTGGAAAGAAGCACGTAAGGAAGAAGACAACAAACTAAGGAAGGAGTTTGGTATTCTTAAAGATGTAAGAGTTCATCTCACAAGGATAAGTACCAGTGAACTTACAAAGGATTCTGACAAAGCTTCTACATATAAATGGAAGGTAACCACCTGgacagagaaatag
- the LOC118163787 gene encoding ligand-dependent nuclear receptor-interacting factor 1-like isoform X2, whose product MMPGTSTTSPLVLEYQQMKNAENFSTRSFNTLENVGMTSADREKFSSKVSNTQSNETSAKEHSLGRCPLLTHTDREDKAPVSGICEHLKVTEESEAEILKYDLEIPPEAKVLSISLSSFPPMIQQLMSDRTKNDPEVREATEIPTVTYIWPVIKMEEASKPFWDNFPKSLIPTSTNLARPCSSCDKVTKDARSSQITPVKQFAREELVSKTARSYPLIVKSSNSFVSGILRSLTDTKYKDYKNILPLTSISPTDEKMKIPVFKENAVMIRNGKVYLLAIHDITTKASDTLLSRQYVAKQNLKCLPTLATQQDEISKLLNKTDFPSEEDLQTRNWKEARKEEDNKLRKEFGILKDVRVHLTRISTSELTKDSDKASTYKWKVTTWTEK is encoded by the exons ATGATGCCAGGAACCAGTACTACATCTCCGCTGGTGCTAGAGTATCAGCAAATGAAGAATGCAGAAAATTTCTCTACCAGAAGTTTCAACACACTAGAAAATGTTGGCATGACTTCCGCTGACAGAGAAAAGTTCTCCTCAAAGGTTTCTAACACTCAGAGTAATGAAACTTCAGCTAAAGAGCACTCTTTGGGAAGATGCCCCTTACTAACTCATACTGACCGAGAGGACAAAGCACCAGTTTCAGGAATCTGTGAACATCTTAAGGTTACTGAAGAATCTGAAGCTGAGATTTTAAAGTATGATTTAGAGATACCACCTGAAGCCAAAGTCTTATCAATatcactttcttctttcccaccTATGATACAGCAACTGATGTCAGACAGAACTAAAAATGACCCTGAAGTACGGGAGGCTACAGAAATACCAACTGTTACTTATATTTGGCCAGTAATAAAGATGGAAGAGGCTTCCAAACCCTTTTGGGACAATTTTCCAAAGTCCTTAATACCAACCAGCACAAATTTAGCAAGACCCTGTTCTAGTTGTGATAAAGTAACTAAAGATGCGAGAAGTTCCCAGATAACCCCAGTGAAACAATTTGCACGAGAAGAGCTAGTCAGCAAGACAGCAAGATCATATCCTCTTATTGTAAAGTCATCTAACAGCTTTGTTTCAGGAATTTTAAGATCATTAACCGATACCAAGTATAAggattataaaaatattttaccacttACATCTATCAGCCCTActgatgagaaaatgaaaattccaGTCTTTAAGGAAAATGCTGTGATGATTCGTAATGGGAAAGTCTACCTCCT AGCTATCCATGACATAACTACCAAAGCTTCAGATACACTCCTGTCAAGACAGTATGTTGCAAAACAGAACTTAAAATGTCTTCCAACCCTTGCTACCCAACAAGATGAAATTTCAAAG TTACTCAACAAGACTGATTTCCCATCTGAAGAAGACTTGCAAACAAGAAATTGGAAAGAAGCACGTAAGGAAGAAGACAACAAACTAAGGAAGGAGTTTGGTATTCTTAAAGATGTAAGAGTTCATCTCACAAGGATAAGTACCAGTGAACTTACAAAGGATTCTGACAAAGCTTCTACATATAAATGGAAGGTAACCACCTGgacagagaaatag